The following coding sequences are from one Cydia splendana chromosome 15, ilCydSple1.2, whole genome shotgun sequence window:
- the LOC134797527 gene encoding long-chain-fatty-acid--CoA ligase 5 isoform X2, which yields MMSKLSEIDQYLWMVGGSAGALALTGVAAASAFYLSTRPKPEKPLVTLHEQSLLEPGPEMVRVSKFYKEAKNGRYLRYLHEDTRTLYETFRRGVKESNNGNCLGWRESPNKPYVWQNYNETLLRAKNFGSGLLCQGLTPGQNTFIGIYSQNCPEWIMTEQGAYCYSMVIVPLYDTLGANACAFIVNQTDMSLVVCEDDKKANLLLDQAPRCLRKLITIKEVSPSTHQRAKSRGVEIIKFSDVEFQGAQKDHPCVPPKPESLCTICYTSGTTGMPKGVMLTHENVVASMCSVIMQLGEHRPAKTDVMISFLPLAHMLERCCENALYMVGGAVGFYSGDIRRLADDLQCLKPTMMPAVPRLLNRLYDKAQSEISSSKIKKLLFNMALSAKESELKRGIIRGDSIWDKLVFRKVREGMGGRLRIMVVGSAPLAGNVLTFARCALGCLIVEGYGQTECTAPVTLTVQGDHVPEHVGPPVACNKVKLVDVPEMEYYAAQGHGEVCVQGANVFKGYFKEPEKTGEVIDHDGWHHTGDIGKWLPNGTLKIIDRRKHIFKLSQGEYIVPEKIENIYIRSQYVEQIFVHGESLKSCIVAVVVPDVDVVKCWALERGIKGTFSALCENPTVKKMILDDMLQWGRNASLKTFEQVKDIYLHPDPFSVQNGLLTPTMKAKRPEIRNYFKPQIEDMYKQLE from the exons GGTCCAGAAATGGTCCGAGTGTCAAAATTCTACAAAGAAGCAAAAAATGGTCGATATCTCCGTTACCTTCACGAAGATACGCGTACTCTGTACGAAACTTTCCGGCGAGGAGTTAAAGAATCAA ATAATGGCAACTGTCTCGGTTGGAGGGAAAGTCCAAATAAGCCGTACGTGTGGCAGAACTACAATGAGACCCTGCTGCGAGCGAAAAACTTTGGATCAGGACTATTATGTCAAGGTCTTACACCGGGGCAAAACACATTTATAG gtataTACTCACAGAATTGTCCAGAATGGATCATGACAGAACAAGGTGCCTATTGTTATTCAATGGTCATAGTGCCACTGTACGACACGTTAGGAGCCAACGCATGTGCCTTTATTGTTAATCAGA CTGACATGTCGCTCGTCGTTTGCGAAGACGACAAGAAAGCGAACCTGCTGCTCGACCAGGCGCCGCGGTGCCTGCGGAAGCTTATCACCATCAAGGAGGTGTCGCCCTCTACGCACCAGCGCGCCAAGAGCCGCGGCGTGGAGATCATCAAGTTCAGCGACGTCGAGTTCCAGGGGGCTCAGAAGGATCACCCGTGTGTC CCGCCGAAACCTGAGAGCCTCTGCACGATTTGCTACACGTCCGGCACGACGGGCATGCCCAAGGGCGTGATGCTGACCCACGAGAACGTGGTAGCGTCCATGTGCAGCGTCATTATGCAGCTCGGCGAGCACCGGCCCGCCAAGACCGATGTCATGATCTCCTTTCTGCCGCTCGCGCATATGCTGGAGCGATGCTGTGAG AATGCTCTATACATGGTAGGAGGAGCGGTTGGCTTCTACAGCGGCGACATCAGGCGGCTCGCCGACGACCTGCAGTGCCTGAAGCCCACGATGATGCCCGCGGTGCCGCGGCTCCTCAACCGCCTGTACGACAAGGCCCAGTCCGAGATCTCCAGCTCCAAGATCAAGAAGCTGCTCTTCAACATGGCTTTGTCTGCGAAGGAATCAGAGTTGAAGAG GGGCATCATTCGCGGGGACTCCATCTGGGACAAGCTGGTGTTCCGCAAGGTGCGCGAGGGCATGGGCGGGCGGCTGCGCATCATGGTGGTGGGCTCGGCGCCGCTCGCCGGCAACGTGCTCACCTTCGCGCGCTGTGCCCTAGGCTGCCTG ATCGTGGAAGGCTACGGTCAGACGGAATGCACCGCGCCGGTGACTCTAACCGTTCAGGGCGATCACGTGCCTGAACATGTCGGGCCTCCCGTCGCTTGTAACAAAGTGAAG cttGTGGACGTGCCCGAAATGGAGTACTACGCGGCGCAGGGGCACGGCGAGGTGTGCGTGCAGGGCGCCAACGTATTCAAGGGCTACTTCAAGGAGCCCGAGAAGACCGGCGAGGTCATCGACCACGACGGCTGGCACCACACCGGCGACATCGGCAAGTGGCTGCCG AATGGCACCTTGAAAATCATTGACAGGAGAAAACACATTTTCAAACTGTCACAAGGCGAATACATAGTTCCtgagaaaatagaaaatatttacataagAAGTCAATATGTCgaacaaatatttgtacatGGAGAATCATTGAAG TCGTGCATAGTGGCGGTCGTGGTGCCCGACGTGGACGTGGTGAAGTGCTGGGCGCTAGAGCGCGGCATCAAGGGCACGTTCTCGGCGCTGTGCGAGAACCCCACCGTCAAGAAGATGATCCTCGACGACATGCTGCAGTGGGGCCGCAACGCCTCGCTCAAGACCTTCGAGCAG GTAAAGGACATCTACCTGCATCCAGATCCATTCTCAGTGCAAAACGGCCTACTGACCCCCACCATGAAGGCGAAGAGGCCAGAGATCAGGAACTACTTCAAACCCCAGATAGAGGACATGTACAAACAGCTCGAATAA
- the LOC134797527 gene encoding long-chain-fatty-acid--CoA ligase 1 isoform X3 — MACCDCCISTLPIRPPINLADQSESCKGPEMVRVSKFYKEAKNGRYLRYLHEDTRTLYETFRRGVKESNNGNCLGWRESPNKPYVWQNYNETLLRAKNFGSGLLCQGLTPGQNTFIGIYSQNCPEWIMTEQGAYCYSMVIVPLYDTLGANACAFIVNQTDMSLVVCEDDKKANLLLDQAPRCLRKLITIKEVSPSTHQRAKSRGVEIIKFSDVEFQGAQKDHPCVPPKPESLCTICYTSGTTGMPKGVMLTHENVVASMCSVIMQLGEHRPAKTDVMISFLPLAHMLERCCENALYMVGGAVGFYSGDIRRLADDLQCLKPTMMPAVPRLLNRLYDKAQSEISSSKIKKLLFNMALSAKESELKRGIIRGDSIWDKLVFRKVREGMGGRLRIMVVGSAPLAGNVLTFARCALGCLIVEGYGQTECTAPVTLTVQGDHVPEHVGPPVACNKVKLVDVPEMEYYAAQGHGEVCVQGANVFKGYFKEPEKTGEVIDHDGWHHTGDIGKWLPNGTLKIIDRRKHIFKLSQGEYIVPEKIENIYIRSQYVEQIFVHGESLKSCIVAVVVPDVDVVKCWALERGIKGTFSALCENPTVKKMILDDMLQWGRNASLKTFEQVKDIYLHPDPFSVQNGLLTPTMKAKRPEIRNYFKPQIEDMYKQLE, encoded by the exons GGTCCAGAAATGGTCCGAGTGTCAAAATTCTACAAAGAAGCAAAAAATGGTCGATATCTCCGTTACCTTCACGAAGATACGCGTACTCTGTACGAAACTTTCCGGCGAGGAGTTAAAGAATCAA ATAATGGCAACTGTCTCGGTTGGAGGGAAAGTCCAAATAAGCCGTACGTGTGGCAGAACTACAATGAGACCCTGCTGCGAGCGAAAAACTTTGGATCAGGACTATTATGTCAAGGTCTTACACCGGGGCAAAACACATTTATAG gtataTACTCACAGAATTGTCCAGAATGGATCATGACAGAACAAGGTGCCTATTGTTATTCAATGGTCATAGTGCCACTGTACGACACGTTAGGAGCCAACGCATGTGCCTTTATTGTTAATCAGA CTGACATGTCGCTCGTCGTTTGCGAAGACGACAAGAAAGCGAACCTGCTGCTCGACCAGGCGCCGCGGTGCCTGCGGAAGCTTATCACCATCAAGGAGGTGTCGCCCTCTACGCACCAGCGCGCCAAGAGCCGCGGCGTGGAGATCATCAAGTTCAGCGACGTCGAGTTCCAGGGGGCTCAGAAGGATCACCCGTGTGTC CCGCCGAAACCTGAGAGCCTCTGCACGATTTGCTACACGTCCGGCACGACGGGCATGCCCAAGGGCGTGATGCTGACCCACGAGAACGTGGTAGCGTCCATGTGCAGCGTCATTATGCAGCTCGGCGAGCACCGGCCCGCCAAGACCGATGTCATGATCTCCTTTCTGCCGCTCGCGCATATGCTGGAGCGATGCTGTGAG AATGCTCTATACATGGTAGGAGGAGCGGTTGGCTTCTACAGCGGCGACATCAGGCGGCTCGCCGACGACCTGCAGTGCCTGAAGCCCACGATGATGCCCGCGGTGCCGCGGCTCCTCAACCGCCTGTACGACAAGGCCCAGTCCGAGATCTCCAGCTCCAAGATCAAGAAGCTGCTCTTCAACATGGCTTTGTCTGCGAAGGAATCAGAGTTGAAGAG GGGCATCATTCGCGGGGACTCCATCTGGGACAAGCTGGTGTTCCGCAAGGTGCGCGAGGGCATGGGCGGGCGGCTGCGCATCATGGTGGTGGGCTCGGCGCCGCTCGCCGGCAACGTGCTCACCTTCGCGCGCTGTGCCCTAGGCTGCCTG ATCGTGGAAGGCTACGGTCAGACGGAATGCACCGCGCCGGTGACTCTAACCGTTCAGGGCGATCACGTGCCTGAACATGTCGGGCCTCCCGTCGCTTGTAACAAAGTGAAG cttGTGGACGTGCCCGAAATGGAGTACTACGCGGCGCAGGGGCACGGCGAGGTGTGCGTGCAGGGCGCCAACGTATTCAAGGGCTACTTCAAGGAGCCCGAGAAGACCGGCGAGGTCATCGACCACGACGGCTGGCACCACACCGGCGACATCGGCAAGTGGCTGCCG AATGGCACCTTGAAAATCATTGACAGGAGAAAACACATTTTCAAACTGTCACAAGGCGAATACATAGTTCCtgagaaaatagaaaatatttacataagAAGTCAATATGTCgaacaaatatttgtacatGGAGAATCATTGAAG TCGTGCATAGTGGCGGTCGTGGTGCCCGACGTGGACGTGGTGAAGTGCTGGGCGCTAGAGCGCGGCATCAAGGGCACGTTCTCGGCGCTGTGCGAGAACCCCACCGTCAAGAAGATGATCCTCGACGACATGCTGCAGTGGGGCCGCAACGCCTCGCTCAAGACCTTCGAGCAG GTAAAGGACATCTACCTGCATCCAGATCCATTCTCAGTGCAAAACGGCCTACTGACCCCCACCATGAAGGCGAAGAGGCCAGAGATCAGGAACTACTTCAAACCCCAGATAGAGGACATGTACAAACAGCTCGAATAA